GTCAGCCAGCGCCAACGCCTGTACCGGCTCGGCAACCTGACCGCCCCGCAGCCTCTTCCCGCAGGCCGGGCACGGGTGGCGGGCAAGGAAGACCGGGAGCAACTGGTGCGCTGGTACCGCGAGTTCGGCGAGGCCGTGGGCGACCATGCCGCCCGTGACGCCGCCGCATGGGCCGACTCGCGGATCGCCTACGGAGGCGTCACGTTCTGGGAGAGCGAGGACGGCACGCCCCTCGCCATGGCCGGCGTGACCCCGGTGGTCGCCGGCCAGGTCCGGGTCGCCCCCGTCTACACCCCGGCCCACCTGCGCGGACGCGGCTACGCGGGCGCCGTCACCGCACAGGTCAGCAGGGCCGTGCTCGCCTCGGGGGTACGTGAGGTGCTGCTCTTCACGGACCTGGCCAACCAGACGAGCAACAGCCTCTACCAGCGCATCGGGTACCGGCCGGTGGCGGACTTCACGGCGTACGACTTCCGCGGCACTCGGGGCACGCGGGGCTTCTAGCCAAGCCGGTACGGCTTGCCCCATCAGCGCATCAGCGCATCAGCGCATCAGCGCATCAGCGCATCAGCCCATCAAGGCCAGAGCAGCTCCTTGGCCCAACCGCCCTCGATACGCCGATAGTTGAGCCGCACATGCCGTCGCCGGGCGTCCCCCTGGAAGAACTCCACCTGCTGCGGGCGCAGGTGGTACAGCGTCCAGGTGGGGACCGGAGCGTCCGGCTCGCGCCGGGCCCGTTCCCAGGCCGCATCCGACGTGTGCGCCAGCTCGTCCAGCGAGCCGAGGACTTGGCTCTGGTGGCCGGTCAGGGCGGCCGCCAGGGCGCCGGTCGAGCGGGCGTGCAGGTCGGCTTGGGACTCGGCGGACGGGGCGTTCGTCACCGGGCCCCTCAGCCGCACCTGGCGGCCCTGTGCCGGCCAGTAGAAGCCGAGGGCCGCGTAGGGGCGGGCGGCGAGCTGGCGGCCCTTGCGGCTGTCGCTGTGCGTCGCGAAGGACCAGCCGGAGGCGTCGGCGCCGTGCAGCATCACCGTCCGTACGTCCGGCAGGCCCTCCTCGTCCGTCGTGGCGAGGGACATCGTGGGGGGCTCCACCTGCCCCGCCGCGACGGCCTGCGCGAACCAGGTCGTGAAGAGGGCGAGCGGGTCGGCGGGTGCGGTGGCCGGGTCGAAGTCCGGCAACTCGGTGACCGCCGAGTCCCACACCCGCAGCGACCTCAGCAACTCATGAAGATCCGGCATGCTCCGGAGCGTAGTCGGACACGGAACCCAGGTCGGACGACACCCAGCGCTCGGGCCTCATCCGGATGAGCACACTCTCGCCGTGGTTCTTCAGGGAGAACTCCACGTAGGAGTCGACCGTCTCGGCCGGCAAGTAGCGAGCCGACATTTCCCGGAGCTGCTCGACGGTGCCGGTGGTCGTCTCGACGACCGGTCCCTCCACCGACACGTACCGGAGGGTCGGTTCGAGCCGGTCGACCATCAGCGAGAACCGGCCCGCCGCCTGGATCAGCTGGTTCTTCCGGGAGTCGGGCCCGGTCAGGATCCATACGTCGCCGCCGGGCTCGTACTGGTACCAGATCGGCACGGTGAGCGGGGCGCGTCCCGCACCCGCGTCGACGGCAAGCGCGGCGATGTGGGGCTCGGACAGGAACTGTTCACGCTGTTCGCGGGTCAGGGCCATGCCTGTTTCCTCTCGATGTGCTCTCGACAGTCTCAATCTCAATCCCTCCCCAGCACCAACGTCCCCGACGAGCAGAACCATCCCCCGGTCGCCGAAGCGACCGCCAACCGCGGCAACTCCCCTCCCTGTCCCCGCACTTGACGATCCCCGCCCTCCCCCCGCAACTGCCGCACCGCCTCCACCAGAAGGAACAGCCCCCGCATCCCGGGATGTTGGGCCGACAGCCCGCCCCCGTCCGTGTTGACCGGCAGCTCCCCGCCCCGCACCAGCAGCCGCCCCTTCTCCACGAACGCCCCGCCCTCGCCCTTCCCGCAGAAGCCGAGGTCCTCCAGGGTCACCAGGGTCATGTAGGTGAAGGCGTCGTAGATCTCCGCGAAGTCGATCTCCTGCGGCCGCACCCCGGCCCGCTCGAAGGCGAGCCGCCCGCTGACCGCCGCCGGGCCGACCGTGAAGTCGGGCCACTCGGACATCGCGGCGTGCGAGACGTGCTCCCCGGCGCCGAGCACCCACACCGGTGCCGTACGGCAGTCCCGTACGAACTCCTCGGCGGCCAGCAGCACCGCCGCCCCGCCGTCGGAGCGGATGCAGCAGTGCAGCTTGGTGAAGGGGTCGGCGATCATCGGGCCGGACAGGACGTCGTCGACCGTGATCGGGTCGCGGAACATGGCCTCGGGGTTCAGGGCCGCGTTGGCCCGTGCCTGGACTGCGACGGAGGCCAACTGCTCGATCGTCGTGCCATGTTCGATCATGTGGCGGCGGGCGGCCATGGCGTACTTGGCGATGAGCGTGTGGCCGTAGGGGACCTCGAACTGCAAGGGCCCCCGGGCGCCGAAGGACAGGTTGCCCGTCCGCCGCCCCGCCTTGATGTCGGCGCGGGCCGTGGAGCCGTAGACGAGGAGTACGGCGTTCGCGTGCCCCCTCGCTATCGCGTCCGCCGCGTGGGCCGCCATGACCTCCCAGGTCGAGCCGCCGACGGAGGTGGAGTCGACCCAGGTGGGACGCAGGCCCAGGTACTCGGCCACCTCGACGGGCGCGAGGGTGCCGAGCCCGGCGGAGGCGAAGCCGTCCACCACCTCCCGGCCGAGCCCCGCGTCGGCCAGGGCGCGGCGGGCCGCCTGGGCGTGCAGGGCGTACGGGGTCGCGTCATCCACCCGACCGCAGTCGGAGAGGGCCACGCCCACGACGGCGACTTTCCGGTTCCCGGGAGTCATGCGAGGCCTCCAACCTCTGTGCATCTCGTTGCGGCCCTCCTAATATGACGGCCCGTCAGATACGGAGGGAAGAGCCATGGACGCCAGCCTCACTCCCGAGCAGGACGAGATCCGCCGCACCCTCCGCGAACTGCTCCGCAGCCGCTGCGGCCCCCGAGAGCTGCGCGCGGCCCTCGACACCCCCGCCGGCCACGACCCCGCCCTGTGGACCGCCCTCGCCGAACAGCTCGGCCTGCCCGGACTCGCCCTGCCCGAGGCATACGGCGGTGTCGGCTGCTCGGCGACCGAACTCGCCCTGGCCGGCGAGGAGGCAGGGCGGGCGCTCTGCCCCTCCCCGTTGCTGGCCACCGCCGTCCTCACCGCACCGCTGATCACCGCCCTCGGCACCGAGACCCAGCGCGCCGAACTGCTGCCCCGCATCGCCGCCGGCACCCTCACCGCCGCCCTCGCCGTCCCCGGCACCGCCCTCGCCACCGCCCTCGCCCTCACCGGCCCCGGCGGCGGCGACTGGGCCGGCGGCGGGCGCGCCGGGGGCGTGCAGGCACGGCGGGTGGAGGGCGGCTGGCGGCTGTACGGGCAGGTCGACCAGGTGCTGGACGGGCACAGCGCGGGGCTCCTGGTGGTCGCCGCGCACGCCGGGGGGTTCGCCCGGTCACGGACGCTGCTGTTCCTGGTGCCGGGGGATGCGGCAGGGGTCGTACGGGTGCGGCAGACCGCGCTGGACGCCACGCGGCCGCAGGGGCGGGTGCAACTGCGCGATGTGGAGGCAGAGTTGCTGGGTGAGGAGGACGCGGACGTCCTGGGTGCCCTCGCCGACGCCGGCAACATAGTCGCCGCCGTCCTGGCCTGCGAGGCCGTAGGGGCCGCCGACCGGGCGCTGGAGGCGACCGTGCAGTACCTCAGACAACGGGAACAGTTCGGCCGCCCGATCGGCTCGTTCCAGGCGGTGAAGCACCGACTGGCGGACGTATATGTGGTGGTGCAGGCGGCAAAATCGGCGGCTTATTACGCGGCCTGGGCTGCAACGCCCTCAAGGGGCGCGGGGAACTGCGCGACCAGCCACAACGAACCCGCAGACGAAACACGACACATCGCGGCACTCGCCCTCGCCCAATCGCTGGAAGCCCTCCGCACCGCCTCCGCCGAAGGCATCCAGCTCCACGGCGGCATCGGTTTCACCTGGGAGCACGAGGCTCACCTGTACTTCAAGCGGGCCGCCGGCGACGAGCTGCTCTTCGGGCCGGTGCATCGGCTGCGGGCGCACGCCGCCGACACCGCGCGGCTCTTCGACGCCCAGGAGGTGGTGGTGTGATCGGCGCACGCGTGGTGCAGAAGGTGTCCTCGACGCGGGCCTTCGCCAAGGCCGCCCCCCATGTCATCCCCGCGCTCGACCGGGCCGTCCACCGCCTCACCCGCGGAAAGGTGCTGCTCAGCGCCCAGATGCTGCCCGGCGTGATCCTGACCTCGACCGGCGCCCGCAGCGGGCTGCCCCGCCGTACGCCGCTCGCCTGCATGCCCGAGGAGGACGGCCGCGGCTGGATCCTCGTCGGCTCCAACTTCGGGCGCACCGGACACCCCGCCTGGACCGCGAACCTGCTGGCCCATCCGGATGCCGAGGTCAGCTGGAAGGGCCGGGACATCCCTGTCACGGCCCGGCTGCTGGAGGGGGAGGAGCGGGCGGCCGTATGGAAGGCGGTGCTGGCCTTCTGGCCGCCGTATGCGACGTATCAGGCCCGGGTGGAGCGGGAGATCCGGCTCTTCAGGGTCGTCCGCAGGTCCTAGCGGCGCAGGGCATAGCGGCGCAGGTCAGGGCGGCGCAGGTCAGAGCGTCGCCAGACGCTGTACGAGGAGGAACGCGCCGATGCCCAGCATGGCCGCCCCGGACGTGCGGGTGACCGCCCGGGCCGCCGCCGGGCGGGCGCCGAGGACCGCGCGGGCCGCGAGGCCCACCGTCAGATAGACGGCGGCGCAGCACGCCATGTGGAGCAGTCCGAGTACGGCGGTCTGGGCGGGGACGGGCAGGTGCTCGCCCTTCGGCACGAGGAACTGCGGCAGCACGGACAGGTAGAGCAGCAGGCCCTTGGGGTTCAGGCCGCTGATCGTGGCGCCGCGCAGAAAGACCCGGGCCGGGCGGGTGGCCACGGCCTCCTCGGCCGCCCCCGGCGTGCCCGGCCGACGCAGCACGCTCCAGCCCAGCCACACCAGGTACGCGGCACCCGCCACCGTCAGCGCGGTCAGCAGACCCGGTTCGCCCGCCACCAGCACCGCCAGACCCGCCACCGCGAGCACCGTGTGCAGCGCGTACCCGCTGACCAGGCCCGCCACCGCCATCACCGGCGAGCGGTCGCGCAGCCCGGCAGAGATCGCGTACGCCCAGTCGGCGCCCGGCACGCAGACGAGCAGCAGGTCGATGGCGAGGAAGGAAATGAGCAGTCCGGAGTCCATGGTGGCGAGATTAGGCGGGGATGGTCCGAAAGTGTTGTCGATGTTTTCCCGTAACCAGCGGTTATGAGGGAAGATCTGCCTCATGGACGACGTGGACAGAAAGATTCTTGCCGAGCTTCAGCAGGACGGGCGGTTGACCGTGACCGAGCTGGCCGCGCGGGTGCGGCTCAGCGTCTCGCCGTGCCACCGGCGGCTGCGGGAGCTGGAGCGGGTCGGAGCCATCAGCGGGTACCGGGCCGTCGTGGACCCGGCGGCTGTGGGGCTGACCTTCGAGGCGCTGGTCTTCGTGTCCATGCGGCAGGAGGACCGGGACACGGTCGCGGGGTTCGAGCGGGCGATCGCGGACATCCCTCATGTCCTGGACGCGCAAAGGCTGTTCGGTGAGCCCGACTACCTGCTACGGGTGGCCACCGCCGACCTCGCCGCCTTCCAGCGGCTGTACGACGAGCGGCTGGCCACGCTGCCGGGGGTGCAGCGGCTGACGTCGACGCTGGTGATGAAGCACGTCGTACGGGACCGTCCGCTGCCCGCATAGCACGGCAGGCGGCGGCTCACGTCGGGTGAGCCGCCGCCTGCCAGACAGGACTTGAGCTGGACGTGACTACTTCGTCGGCTTCTTGCCGGTCACGCCCAGGTGCACCAACAGGGCGAGATTCGGCTTGAGTTCAGCCTGCTTGACGCCCCACGTCTGGAAGCCCTTCTGGTGCGAGGCCACCGCCGCGAGCATCGCGACGATCGAACCCGCGACCGCGGCAGGGTTGACGTCCTTGTCGATCTTGCCCTTGGCCTGCAGCTGACTGACCGCGTCCGCCAGGGAGTTGTTGACGGAGTTCAGGATCTTCATGCGGATTTTGTAGAACCGTTTGTCGCCCTCGGACGCGCCAAGGTCGACGACGCGGAGGATCGCGTCGTTCTTGCGCCAGAACTCCAGGAATCCGTCGACGAGTTCCTGGGCCGTCTGCCAGCCGGCCTTGCCGACCCAGCTGCGGCCCTCCACGAGTTCGGTCAACCCGGCGCCCTCGGTGGCCATTTGCTCGGCGATCTCCAGGACGGCGCCCTCGACGTCCGGGAAGTACTGGTAGAAGGTCGCGGGTGAAGTCCCCGCCTTCCGGGCGACATCGATGACTTTGACGTCCCGGTAGGGGGAGGAGCTGAGCATCTCGCTGAGGCAGTCGAGCAGCTTCTGCCGGGTCGCCTGCCCACGCCGACCGGCCACGCGGCCGTCGACGGTACGCACTTGTCCTGTCATGTCGTCAGCTTACCGAGGCGTGATCGGGGCGCGATTCGGCCGACTGCAAATGGGGTGCACGGGGATGCCGAGGCTGGTGTGCCTGGTCTGCGCGGTGCGTAAGACGCCGTTACTTTGGCCGCATGGCCGAAAACAGGGCATCCGCATACGGAACGGAATACTCCGAGGGCGTTCCGTGCTGGGTGGACGCGCAGCTTCCCGATGTGGAGGCGGGCAAGCGGTTCTACGGTGAGCTCTTCGGGTGGGACTTCGAGGAGGCCTTCGACTCCACCGCCCTCGCCCGGCTGGACGGCGAGCCCGTCGCCTCGCTCTCGCGCAAGACGGACGGGCGGATGCCCACCGTGTGGACGGTGTATTTCGCGACCCCGGACGCCCAGGAGCTGGTCCGGCGGGTCCGTGCGGCCGGGGGGCAGGTCATCACCGCGCCCGTGGCGGTGGGGGAGGGCCTCGGGGCGGTCGCCCTGGTCACCGACCCCGAGGGCGCCGTCTTCGGGCTGTGGCAGGCGGGCGAGCACCCGGGCTTCGGGCGCCGGCACGAGGTCGGCAGCTTCGGCTGGGCCGAGCTGTACGCCCGGGACACCGAGGTCGCCAACGACTTCTACGGCGGGCTCTTCGCCGACGCCCTGTTCGGGCCGGACGCCAAGCCGGACTTCGGGCGTGCGGCCGTCGAGGAGGTCTTTCCGGCGATGATGCCGCCCCACTTCGTCGTCCACTTCCGGGTGGAGAACTGCGAGGCCATGCTCGCCGAGGTGACCCGGCTCGGCGGGCGGGTGCAGGTTCCACCCTTCGAGACGTCGTACGGAACGGTCGCCGTGGTCACCGACAATCAGGGGGCGTCCTTCGCGCTGCTGGAACGCGCGCCGCTGGAACGCCGAGGAGCGCCGGAGGACTGACCTCATTTCTGACCTCACTCTTACCTCCGGCGTCCCAACATGCGAACCGGTGCTTTCCGTCGGGTGCCGGAGTGTGGTTTTGTCCCAAGACACCCCGTTCCGCCCTTGGGTTCGCAACCACGCCCCAGGACAGGAAGAATCAGGGTGCGTGCCGCCAAGGCGGTGCGGTGGTGAGACGCTGCACGGGGTCGCGTAAACATGTCGGTGGCGCGGCTCGTACGGGGAGGTGGCAGGCAGAGTGGTGGATCAGCTGACGCAGCACGATCCGCGCAGGATCGGGCCGTTCGAGGTGCTCGGACGGCTGGGTGCCGGCGGCATGGGGCTGGTCTATCTCGCGCGCTCGGCGTCCGGTCGGCGCGTGGCGATCAAGACGGTCCGGACCGAGCTCGCCGAGGACCAGCTGTTCCGTGTCCGCTTCACCCGTGAGGTGGAGGCGGCACGGGCGGTCTCCGGCTTCTACACGGCGGCCGTCGTCGACGCCGACCCGCGTGCGGCCGTGCCGTGGCTGGCCACCGCGTATGTCCCCGCGCCCTCCCTCGAAGAGATAGTGAACGAGTGCGGGCCGCTCCCGGCCCAGGCGGTGCGCTGGCTGGCGGCGGGGGTGGCGGAAGCCCTGCAGTCCATCCACGGCGCCGGTCTCGTCCACCGCGACCTCAAGCCGTCCAACGTGCTCGTCGTCGAGGACGGCCCGAGGGTCATCGACTTCGGTATCGCCTCCGGCGTCTCGAATACGCGTTTGACGATGACGAACGTCGCGGTCGGCACGCCTGCCTACATGTCGCCCGAACAGGCGAAGGACTCCCGCAGCGTGACCGGCGCGAGCGACGTCTTCTCGCTCGGCTCGATGCTCGTCTTCGCCGCCACCGGACACCCGCCCTTCCACGGCGCCAACCCGGTCGAGACCGTCTTCATGCTGCTCCGCGAGGGCCCCGACCTCGAAGGCCTCCCGGACGAGCTGCGCCCGCTCATCGAGTCCTGCATGCAGATGGAGGCGACCGCCCGCCCCAACCCCGCCGACCTCCAGGCCCAGCTGGCCCCCCACCTCTTCGGCTCCGGCTCCGACGACAGCGGTACGGCGTCGGCCTGGCTGCCCGAGCGGGCGGTGAGCCTGATCGAGTCGCGGCGCGGCGGCCGCCCGGCGGCGAAGCCCTCGTCGTCCTCCGGCCGCAGCGGCGGCCGTATCGCCCCCGCGCCCGCGCCCGTCCCGCCCCCGCCCTCGCACGACCCGGTGGTCCCGGCCCCGCAGCCCGCGCCCGTCGCGGTCGGCGCCCCCGACACCGGCCCCGTACGCCTGGCCGGCGCCGCGGTGCCCATTGGCCCCGGCCCCCGCGTCGCCGACGCCCGCGCCGCCGCCGTCAAGGCGCCCCCTCCGGAGGCCGGCCTCGTCGCCTCCTGGGCCCGGCCCCACCCCGGCGTCAACGGCACGGACCCCGCCGTGGGCCCCGCCGTACCGGCAGCGCCGCCCGTTCCCCCGGAGACGGCGGCCGGCTGGCGCCCCTGGCGTTTCCGCATGTCGAACGACGTCTGGGGCACCCCCTCCGTCGCCGACGACCTCGTCTACGTCACCTCCTTCGAGGTCCACGCCCTCGATGTGGCCACCGGCCGCCGCCGCTTCAAGACGCGGGACGTGGCCTGGTCGATGGCGGTCGCCGACGGCCGTATCCACGCCTCCGACGGCCCCACCCTGTTCGCCCTGGACTGCCGCGAGGGCGCGGACCTCTGGCGCCTGCAGACGGACGCGTGGGTGTACTCCCTGAAGGCCGAGCGGGGCACGGTCGTCACCGGCACCCGCGGCGGCGGCGTCCAGGCCTGGGAGGCATCGAACGGCCAGAAGCTGTGGGAGATCACCGGCGCGCAGACCGACTTCGAGTCCCCCGAGGCGGGCCCCGCGCTGTACGACGGCACGGTGTACGTCTGGAAGGACGCCCGCCTGCGGGCCCTGGACGCCCGCACGGGCGACGAGCGCTGGTCGTACCCCATCGGCGACGCCGCCTCCTGCGGCGGAGTGCCGGTACGGGTGGCGCAGGCCCAGGACGGCCATGTGTACGTGTCGGCCGGCACCCGCGTGCTCGCCGTCGACGCGGCGAGCGGGCACGTCCGCTGGCACTTCGAGGCCCCGGCGGTGTTCCTGTGCCCGCCGGCCTTCGTGCCGGGCCCGGCGGTGACCGGCGGCGGCGTCTACCTGGCCGACTACCTCGGCACGGTCTACGCCCTGGACGCCACCGACGGCCGCGACCGCTGGCGCATCGCCACCGAGTCCCGTTCCTCGGTCGAGCCGGTCCTGGTGGCCGCCGGCCATGTCCACGTCGGCAGCGGCAAGGGCCTGTACACACTGGACGCGGTCACCGGGACGCCGAAGTGGCGCTTCCAGGCAGGCGGCGACATCGTGGGCGCACCGGCGGTGGCGGAGGGCCGTATCCACTTCGGCTCCACCGACCACCTGCTCTACACCCTCAAGGCCGACGACGGCCGCCTGAGATGGAAGCTCGCCACCGGCGGCGAGATCACGGGCTCGCCCGTCGTGAAGGACGGCGTCGTGTACGCGTGCAGCAAGGACCGGTGCGTGTACGCGCTGGACGCGGAGAAGGGCACGGGGACGGCCAGAACGGCCTAGCGCAATCGCCTGCTGCTGCCTGGTTCTGCCCGGTGACGGCCGTCGTGCCGGCTGCACGGAAGGGGGCCGGACGGCGGCCGTCGCCAGGGGGAAGCGGGTTCGCGGCCTGCGGGGGCTTTCTTCACCGCTCTCACACAAGACGCTACGCCCGGTGAGCGGTCCCCGCCATGCGGCGCTGCTAGCGTGACGTGCTCACGATCAGTACAGCGGGGTTGCGCAACATTTTCCGGGGGTTGAACAACGTGAAGCTTCGCCATGCGCGCGCTGTGGCCGTGTCCGTCTGCGTGGTGGTCGCCCTGACCGGAGCCCGGCGCTCCCACGGTGGTGGCTGCGACGACAGCTCGAGCTCCCACAGCTCGTCGAGCAGTTCGGGCGGCAGCACCCACTACGACGATGACGACGACTACGACACGGGCTCGTCGTCCGGCGGCGGTGCGGAGGAAAGCCAGGTGCCGGCCGCGGAGGACACCGACGACCTGAAGATCGAGAAGTGCGAGTACGACGCGGCCCAGGGGCTCGTCGCGCGCGTCCGCGCCACCAACAGCAGTGCGACCACGACGTACTCCTACTCCTTCACCGTCACCTTCAAGGACCCGGCCGGCAAGGAGTTGCACACCACCAGCTCCGGGATCTTGACGGTCGACGCCGGCGCCACCGAGACCACCGACGTCGCTGTCCCGCAGTCCGCCTCCGGCGGTGTCCGCTGCGAGCTGAGCGACGCGCTGCGTATGTCCGACTCGTACTAGGTCACCGTGTCCTGAACCCGGGGCGGCGGGCGGCGAACAGCTCCGCCTGCCGCTCGCCCGGCAGGTTCCCCAGCGCGATCAGATGCGGCGCCTGCGCGAAGGCGTGGGCGAGCGCGGCCTCCCTGGCCGCCCACAACGCCCGTACGGTCCCCTGCACGCCCTCCGCCGGATACCCGGCGATGACGGTGGCGCGGTCGACGGCGGCCGCCAACGCCTCGCCGGGCTCGGTGAGTTCGGAGACGAGCCCGATGTCGTGGGCCCGCCGGGCCGAGAGCCTCTCCGCGCTCCCCATGAGCATCATCCGCGCGACCTCGCCGTACGGCATCCGCAGGGCCATGAGGGCGGACTCGTAGGCGCTGACCATGCCGTACGTCGTGTGCGGGTCGAAGAAGGTGGCGGTCGGGTCGGCGACGATGAAGTCCGCCTCGCCGAGGAGGTAGAAGGCGCCCCCGCAGGCCATGCCCCGCACGGCGGCGACGACCGGCTTCCACAGGTCGTTGGCCTTGGGCCCGACCCGCAGGAGCGGATCGTCCGTCATGTACGGCGAGTTGGGCTGCGGCACCACGGCCTCCCGGTCCAGCCCCGTACAGAAGGCCCGCTCCCCGGCACCGGTGAGAACGACGGCCCGCACGGCGTCGTCGAACCGTAACTCCCGCCAGCAGCCGACCAGTTGGTCCCTCAGTTCGAGGTCGATGGCGTTGAGACGCTCGGGCCGGTCGAGGGCGACGACGGCGACGCCGGTGTTCTTGTCGCTCGTGACCGTGAGGCTCACGGTCGCTCCAGGACCCACTG
Above is a window of Streptomyces sp. DT2A-34 DNA encoding:
- a CDS encoding GNAT family N-acetyltransferase, producing MRPDDWYCTQDLTGFLSHAGGFLRSRPDLHTVALTVTETLRRSGAHAYGDEAPVFGVLELGGQVRAAYFRTPPFRLNVTPLTAEEAESLAAHLVALGHPVPGVVAAHETAEAFATAWRRQAGARCTVSQRQRLYRLGNLTAPQPLPAGRARVAGKEDREQLVRWYREFGEAVGDHAARDAAAWADSRIAYGGVTFWESEDGTPLAMAGVTPVVAGQVRVAPVYTPAHLRGRGYAGAVTAQVSRAVLASGVREVLLFTDLANQTSNSLYQRIGYRPVADFTAYDFRGTRGTRGF
- a CDS encoding pyridoxal 5'-phosphate synthase, coding for MPDLHELLRSLRVWDSAVTELPDFDPATAPADPLALFTTWFAQAVAAGQVEPPTMSLATTDEEGLPDVRTVMLHGADASGWSFATHSDSRKGRQLAARPYAALGFYWPAQGRQVRLRGPVTNAPSAESQADLHARSTGALAAALTGHQSQVLGSLDELAHTSDAAWERARREPDAPVPTWTLYHLRPQQVEFFQGDARRRHVRLNYRRIEGGWAKELLWP
- a CDS encoding pyridoxamine 5'-phosphate oxidase family protein — translated: MALTREQREQFLSEPHIAALAVDAGAGRAPLTVPIWYQYEPGGDVWILTGPDSRKNQLIQAAGRFSLMVDRLEPTLRYVSVEGPVVETTTGTVEQLREMSARYLPAETVDSYVEFSLKNHGESVLIRMRPERWVSSDLGSVSDYAPEHAGSS
- a CDS encoding acetyl-CoA acetyltransferase: MTPGNRKVAVVGVALSDCGRVDDATPYALHAQAARRALADAGLGREVVDGFASAGLGTLAPVEVAEYLGLRPTWVDSTSVGGSTWEVMAAHAADAIARGHANAVLLVYGSTARADIKAGRRTGNLSFGARGPLQFEVPYGHTLIAKYAMAARRHMIEHGTTIEQLASVAVQARANAALNPEAMFRDPITVDDVLSGPMIADPFTKLHCCIRSDGGAAVLLAAEEFVRDCRTAPVWVLGAGEHVSHAAMSEWPDFTVGPAAVSGRLAFERAGVRPQEIDFAEIYDAFTYMTLVTLEDLGFCGKGEGGAFVEKGRLLVRGGELPVNTDGGGLSAQHPGMRGLFLLVEAVRQLRGEGGDRQVRGQGGELPRLAVASATGGWFCSSGTLVLGRD
- a CDS encoding acyl-CoA dehydrogenase family protein — its product is MDASLTPEQDEIRRTLRELLRSRCGPRELRAALDTPAGHDPALWTALAEQLGLPGLALPEAYGGVGCSATELALAGEEAGRALCPSPLLATAVLTAPLITALGTETQRAELLPRIAAGTLTAALAVPGTALATALALTGPGGGDWAGGGRAGGVQARRVEGGWRLYGQVDQVLDGHSAGLLVVAAHAGGFARSRTLLFLVPGDAAGVVRVRQTALDATRPQGRVQLRDVEAELLGEEDADVLGALADAGNIVAAVLACEAVGAADRALEATVQYLRQREQFGRPIGSFQAVKHRLADVYVVVQAAKSAAYYAAWAATPSRGAGNCATSHNEPADETRHIAALALAQSLEALRTASAEGIQLHGGIGFTWEHEAHLYFKRAAGDELLFGPVHRLRAHAADTARLFDAQEVVV
- a CDS encoding nitroreductase family deazaflavin-dependent oxidoreductase, with the protein product MIGARVVQKVSSTRAFAKAAPHVIPALDRAVHRLTRGKVLLSAQMLPGVILTSTGARSGLPRRTPLACMPEEDGRGWILVGSNFGRTGHPAWTANLLAHPDAEVSWKGRDIPVTARLLEGEERAAVWKAVLAFWPPYATYQARVEREIRLFRVVRRS
- a CDS encoding LysE family translocator, whose product is MDSGLLISFLAIDLLLVCVPGADWAYAISAGLRDRSPVMAVAGLVSGYALHTVLAVAGLAVLVAGEPGLLTALTVAGAAYLVWLGWSVLRRPGTPGAAEEAVATRPARVFLRGATISGLNPKGLLLYLSVLPQFLVPKGEHLPVPAQTAVLGLLHMACCAAVYLTVGLAARAVLGARPAAARAVTRTSGAAMLGIGAFLLVQRLATL
- a CDS encoding Lrp/AsnC family transcriptional regulator; translated protein: MDDVDRKILAELQQDGRLTVTELAARVRLSVSPCHRRLRELERVGAISGYRAVVDPAAVGLTFEALVFVSMRQEDRDTVAGFERAIADIPHVLDAQRLFGEPDYLLRVATADLAAFQRLYDERLATLPGVQRLTSTLVMKHVVRDRPLPA
- a CDS encoding TetR family transcriptional regulator, whose product is MRTVDGRVAGRRGQATRQKLLDCLSEMLSSSPYRDVKVIDVARKAGTSPATFYQYFPDVEGAVLEIAEQMATEGAGLTELVEGRSWVGKAGWQTAQELVDGFLEFWRKNDAILRVVDLGASEGDKRFYKIRMKILNSVNNSLADAVSQLQAKGKIDKDVNPAAVAGSIVAMLAAVASHQKGFQTWGVKQAELKPNLALLVHLGVTGKKPTK
- a CDS encoding VOC family protein; translated protein: MAENRASAYGTEYSEGVPCWVDAQLPDVEAGKRFYGELFGWDFEEAFDSTALARLDGEPVASLSRKTDGRMPTVWTVYFATPDAQELVRRVRAAGGQVITAPVAVGEGLGAVALVTDPEGAVFGLWQAGEHPGFGRRHEVGSFGWAELYARDTEVANDFYGGLFADALFGPDAKPDFGRAAVEEVFPAMMPPHFVVHFRVENCEAMLAEVTRLGGRVQVPPFETSYGTVAVVTDNQGASFALLERAPLERRGAPED
- a CDS encoding PQQ-binding-like beta-propeller repeat protein, with protein sequence MVDQLTQHDPRRIGPFEVLGRLGAGGMGLVYLARSASGRRVAIKTVRTELAEDQLFRVRFTREVEAARAVSGFYTAAVVDADPRAAVPWLATAYVPAPSLEEIVNECGPLPAQAVRWLAAGVAEALQSIHGAGLVHRDLKPSNVLVVEDGPRVIDFGIASGVSNTRLTMTNVAVGTPAYMSPEQAKDSRSVTGASDVFSLGSMLVFAATGHPPFHGANPVETVFMLLREGPDLEGLPDELRPLIESCMQMEATARPNPADLQAQLAPHLFGSGSDDSGTASAWLPERAVSLIESRRGGRPAAKPSSSSGRSGGRIAPAPAPVPPPPSHDPVVPAPQPAPVAVGAPDTGPVRLAGAAVPIGPGPRVADARAAAVKAPPPEAGLVASWARPHPGVNGTDPAVGPAVPAAPPVPPETAAGWRPWRFRMSNDVWGTPSVADDLVYVTSFEVHALDVATGRRRFKTRDVAWSMAVADGRIHASDGPTLFALDCREGADLWRLQTDAWVYSLKAERGTVVTGTRGGGVQAWEASNGQKLWEITGAQTDFESPEAGPALYDGTVYVWKDARLRALDARTGDERWSYPIGDAASCGGVPVRVAQAQDGHVYVSAGTRVLAVDAASGHVRWHFEAPAVFLCPPAFVPGPAVTGGGVYLADYLGTVYALDATDGRDRWRIATESRSSVEPVLVAAGHVHVGSGKGLYTLDAVTGTPKWRFQAGGDIVGAPAVAEGRIHFGSTDHLLYTLKADDGRLRWKLATGGEITGSPVVKDGVVYACSKDRCVYALDAEKGTGTARTA
- a CDS encoding enoyl-CoA hydratase/isomerase family protein, with product MSLTVTSDKNTGVAVVALDRPERLNAIDLELRDQLVGCWRELRFDDAVRAVVLTGAGERAFCTGLDREAVVPQPNSPYMTDDPLLRVGPKANDLWKPVVAAVRGMACGGAFYLLGEADFIVADPTATFFDPHTTYGMVSAYESALMALRMPYGEVARMMLMGSAERLSARRAHDIGLVSELTEPGEALAAAVDRATVIAGYPAEGVQGTVRALWAAREAALAHAFAQAPHLIALGNLPGERQAELFAARRPGFRTR